In Winkia neuii, a genomic segment contains:
- a CDS encoding galactokinase family protein: MDPVLYPTGPITGAINIAAKVSTPDALPGPVNEVSWFVPGRIEVLGKHTDYAGGRSLLAAVDRGITFTARRIDEPVVRVYSSAVGESVDIQISGDRPPLPPGHWAAYPEAVVTRLEANFPGYVVGAQIDVDSTLPLASGMSSSSAMVIGISRCLIDLGGIASLALFRRHIRDYESLAGYMACIENGMTFGDLKGRRGVGTFGGSEDHTAMLCCEQGKLAEYSFSPVRRRALVPVPEGYAFVVAVSGVLAEKTGAARDAYNRVSLAVREIVGLWNSDTGRTDTSLAEAIASSEHALDRMRELVGEDNYLRRRLDQFYAESEEIVPLAADALAGGHLKDFGELVDRSQQLAQTGLENQVQQTVFLARSARQLGAQAASAFGAGFGGSVWALVRRESAEEFASKWLKEYLRVFPYLKDRAATHVAAFAGRAYRRSTNG, translated from the coding sequence ATGGATCCGGTCCTCTATCCCACAGGCCCCATCACCGGGGCAATCAACATTGCCGCAAAGGTATCTACCCCCGACGCGTTGCCGGGGCCTGTAAACGAAGTGTCCTGGTTTGTGCCCGGGCGTATTGAAGTGCTGGGCAAGCACACGGACTATGCGGGTGGCCGGTCACTGCTTGCGGCAGTAGACCGCGGGATTACGTTTACCGCCAGGCGCATCGACGAGCCGGTGGTGCGCGTGTATTCGTCGGCAGTTGGCGAAAGCGTAGACATTCAGATCAGCGGGGATAGGCCGCCACTGCCGCCGGGGCATTGGGCCGCCTACCCCGAAGCGGTAGTGACCCGCCTAGAAGCAAACTTTCCCGGCTACGTGGTGGGGGCACAAATAGATGTGGACTCCACCCTGCCGTTGGCATCGGGCATGTCTTCTTCCTCGGCAATGGTCATCGGCATCTCCCGCTGCCTCATTGACCTGGGCGGTATTGCTTCGCTGGCGCTCTTCCGCCGGCACATTCGCGACTACGAATCGTTGGCGGGCTACATGGCTTGCATCGAGAACGGAATGACTTTCGGGGATCTAAAAGGCAGACGCGGGGTAGGAACCTTTGGCGGCAGCGAAGACCACACCGCCATGCTGTGCTGCGAACAGGGCAAACTAGCGGAATACTCCTTCTCGCCGGTGCGGCGCCGGGCATTGGTACCCGTGCCCGAAGGGTATGCCTTCGTGGTGGCAGTGTCCGGGGTGCTGGCCGAAAAGACCGGTGCTGCCCGCGACGCTTACAACCGGGTGTCTCTGGCGGTGCGCGAAATTGTGGGGTTGTGGAATTCAGATACCGGCCGTACCGATACCTCGTTGGCCGAGGCAATCGCCTCCTCTGAGCATGCCTTAGACCGCATGCGGGAACTGGTAGGCGAAGACAACTATTTGCGTCGCCGGCTGGACCAGTTCTACGCGGAATCCGAAGAAATTGTGCCGCTGGCGGCCGACGCGCTAGCAGGCGGTCACTTGAAAGATTTTGGTGAACTGGTGGACCGTTCTCAGCAGTTGGCGCAGACAGGCCTAGAGAACCAGGTGCAGCAGACCGTTTTCCTAGCCCGCAGCGCCCGGCAGCTAGGCGCGCAGGCAGCCAGTGCATTCGGGGCTGGTTTCGGGGGCAGCGTCTGGGCCCTTGTCAGGCGCGAGAGTGCTGAAGAATTCGCCAGTAAATGGCTAAAGGAATACCTGCGGGTATTCCCGTATTTGAAAGACCGCGCTGCCACCCACGTGGCGGCGTTTGCCGGACGAGCATATAGAAGGAGCACCAATGGATAG
- the gnpA gene encoding 1,3-beta-galactosyl-N-acetylhexosamine phosphorylase, protein MDSGRLTLPIEEGMDSQIRELVARLKPDAVRNSDGTALPALAKELVDKVYATYFPSRGDHGWSRAHPDQRVHQYLMSRRKVAGSNEALQIDVMEGYFAQQFAPELECDLAKYWQVIDRTTGREVPPSGWSVAPAPARPIDREAEAANSGPEDAESASAIVTIASPELLHEYTVNFLARQIWDSTQIYNYLTNDWASDPTRKKDKTYDPAYAQTWQFMQKALKEWLDEHPEVDVVRFTTFFYHFTLVFGEDAREKYVDWFGYSAAVSVPALQAFEKEKGYALRPEDFVDAGYYNSPFRPPKAHFLDWIDFVSKQVADKAKTLVKTTHDAGREAMMFLGDNWIGTEPYGKYFPDIELDAVVGSVGNAATCRMISDIPGVRYTEGRFLPYFFPDVFNPEGDPVGEANESWLGARRAIIRNPLDRMGYGGYLSLAMQHPDFIDRVEQIVAEFRSLHSVTDGQRPLNSPIKVGIVNAWGALRSWQTHMVAHALHYREAYSYVGVIEALAGLPFEVQFLSFADVVDGALEGVDVVINAGSAGTAFSGGPAWEDPKLVVAMREFVARGGGFIGVGEPTALTAAAAGRTGATFALSDVLGVDRERDWSLSTDKYPRRAEDHFITADLSAPFAPGEAINGVFATTGTSLAHTEGGLILAVNQYFAGRAVYASGLAYSIPNARLLHRALYWAAGAEEQWACSGVSDNPALEVAHYPNGKVLVANISNTDQSGTFSTVSKEAITVPSMQVKWVK, encoded by the coding sequence ATGGATAGTGGCCGCTTGACCCTACCTATCGAAGAGGGCATGGACAGCCAGATTCGTGAACTGGTAGCCCGCCTAAAACCGGATGCGGTGCGAAATTCTGACGGCACCGCCCTGCCCGCACTAGCGAAGGAGCTAGTCGACAAGGTGTATGCCACCTATTTCCCGTCTAGGGGCGACCACGGCTGGTCGCGGGCGCACCCAGATCAGCGCGTGCACCAGTATTTGATGAGCCGCCGCAAAGTAGCTGGCAGCAATGAAGCGCTCCAGATCGATGTGATGGAGGGGTATTTTGCCCAGCAGTTTGCGCCCGAACTAGAGTGCGACCTGGCTAAGTACTGGCAGGTCATAGACCGTACCACCGGCAGGGAAGTGCCTCCCAGCGGGTGGAGCGTAGCGCCGGCCCCCGCCCGCCCAATTGATCGGGAAGCGGAAGCGGCTAACTCCGGTCCAGAAGACGCAGAATCGGCCTCGGCAATCGTCACCATTGCCAGCCCCGAACTGCTCCACGAATACACGGTAAACTTCCTGGCCCGGCAGATTTGGGATTCGACCCAGATCTACAACTACCTGACCAACGACTGGGCAAGCGATCCCACCCGCAAGAAGGACAAGACTTACGATCCTGCCTACGCCCAGACCTGGCAGTTCATGCAGAAGGCCCTGAAGGAATGGTTGGATGAACACCCCGAAGTAGACGTGGTTCGCTTCACCACCTTCTTCTACCACTTCACCCTGGTCTTCGGTGAAGATGCCCGCGAGAAGTACGTAGACTGGTTCGGCTATTCTGCCGCGGTTTCCGTGCCCGCCCTGCAGGCGTTTGAAAAAGAAAAGGGCTATGCGCTGCGCCCTGAAGACTTTGTGGATGCCGGCTATTACAACTCGCCCTTCCGCCCTCCAAAAGCGCATTTCTTGGACTGGATTGACTTCGTCAGCAAGCAGGTGGCAGACAAGGCAAAGACCCTGGTGAAGACCACTCACGATGCCGGCAGGGAAGCCATGATGTTCCTGGGCGACAACTGGATTGGCACCGAGCCTTACGGGAAGTACTTCCCAGACATCGAATTGGATGCGGTAGTCGGGTCCGTTGGCAACGCCGCGACCTGCCGAATGATCAGTGACATTCCAGGCGTGCGCTACACGGAGGGACGGTTTTTGCCCTATTTCTTCCCAGATGTGTTCAACCCCGAGGGCGATCCGGTGGGCGAAGCCAACGAATCGTGGCTGGGCGCTCGCCGAGCCATCATTCGTAATCCCCTGGATCGCATGGGCTACGGCGGCTACCTCTCACTAGCCATGCAACACCCTGACTTCATCGACCGGGTGGAACAGATTGTTGCAGAATTCCGTTCCCTCCACTCGGTCACCGATGGGCAGCGCCCGCTGAACAGTCCTATCAAGGTGGGAATCGTCAACGCTTGGGGCGCTCTGCGCAGCTGGCAGACCCACATGGTGGCGCACGCCCTGCACTACCGCGAGGCCTACTCCTACGTGGGGGTTATTGAAGCGCTCGCGGGGCTACCTTTTGAGGTGCAGTTCCTCAGTTTCGCCGACGTTGTAGACGGGGCGCTAGAGGGCGTCGACGTGGTAATCAATGCCGGTTCTGCTGGTACTGCTTTCTCGGGTGGTCCGGCATGGGAGGATCCGAAGTTAGTGGTGGCTATGCGCGAGTTCGTGGCGCGCGGGGGCGGCTTCATCGGGGTAGGGGAACCTACTGCGTTGACCGCGGCAGCTGCCGGGCGTACGGGCGCTACTTTCGCCCTCTCCGATGTGCTGGGTGTTGACCGGGAACGCGATTGGTCCTTGTCCACTGACAAGTACCCCAGGCGGGCAGAGGATCACTTTATTACTGCCGATTTGTCTGCCCCCTTTGCTCCCGGCGAGGCAATAAATGGGGTATTCGCTACCACTGGTACCTCGTTAGCTCATACCGAGGGTGGGCTGATCCTAGCAGTCAACCAGTACTTTGCGGGACGCGCAGTCTACGCATCCGGGTTGGCCTATTCGATCCCTAATGCGCGCCTTCTACACCGCGCACTGTACTGGGCGGCTGGAGCCGAAGAGCAGTGGGCCTGCAGCGGCGTAAGCGATAACCCGGCCTTGGAAGTAGCGCATTATCCCAACGGCAAGGTGCTGGTCGCAAACATCAGCAATACTGATCAATCTGGCACATTTTCTACAGTGTCGAAAGAAGCTATAACTGTTCCATCTATGCAGGTCAAATGGGTTAAGTGA
- a CDS encoding ABC transporter substrate-binding protein, with amino-acid sequence MRNFRKAGAGIAVLALASLSLAACSSDADKTKKDTETSSSSDTQIQFIHRLPDGEGMTKVDEIVKKWNKENPDKQVKATKFDGKAQELTKKLETDIKADNGPCLAQLGYSEVPEMYTKGLVEDVTKQAEAYKDKFAAGPFSLMSVDGKTVGLPQDTGPLVYYYNKAEFEKLGIEAPKNLDDFKAAAKKAAAAGKYIADFQPDESAFWLSAQAAAAGDSWYKVENNKWAVKTDGEGSQKVAAFWQDLLDSKAVLTENRWDDSFKKALGDKKLIGTIGAAWEAPLLVDDMAGTDNEGEWAVTQLPDYGQGVKSGPDGGSGVAVMKGCKAPEAAVDFAGWFNTQIEPLVSQGLVVAAKGDAKTPEKISKFYGGQDVFAELSKANEVMAQDFGYMPGFSGVMEEMNKTAANTATGEKKVADVFKTAQDASVKSLQDQKLPVAN; translated from the coding sequence ATGAGGAATTTCCGTAAAGCCGGTGCGGGCATCGCTGTGCTCGCGCTTGCGTCCCTATCTCTGGCAGCGTGCTCTTCTGACGCTGACAAGACTAAGAAAGATACCGAGACTTCTAGTTCTTCCGATACTCAGATCCAGTTCATCCACCGCCTGCCCGATGGCGAGGGAATGACCAAGGTCGATGAAATTGTGAAGAAGTGGAACAAGGAAAACCCTGACAAGCAGGTCAAGGCCACCAAGTTCGATGGCAAGGCACAGGAACTGACTAAGAAGCTCGAGACCGACATCAAGGCTGATAACGGTCCGTGCTTGGCTCAGCTGGGCTACTCCGAGGTCCCGGAGATGTACACCAAGGGACTAGTTGAGGACGTTACGAAGCAGGCTGAAGCATACAAGGATAAGTTTGCTGCCGGCCCGTTCTCGCTAATGAGCGTCGACGGCAAGACTGTCGGACTGCCCCAGGATACTGGCCCGCTGGTCTACTACTACAACAAGGCAGAATTCGAAAAGCTTGGCATCGAAGCCCCGAAGAATCTGGATGATTTCAAGGCTGCTGCCAAGAAGGCTGCTGCTGCTGGCAAGTACATTGCCGACTTCCAGCCGGACGAATCCGCCTTCTGGCTGAGCGCTCAGGCTGCCGCCGCTGGAGACAGCTGGTACAAGGTGGAAAACAACAAGTGGGCAGTAAAGACTGACGGCGAGGGGTCGCAGAAGGTTGCCGCGTTCTGGCAGGACTTGCTAGACAGCAAGGCGGTGCTGACCGAAAATCGCTGGGATGACTCCTTCAAGAAGGCACTGGGCGACAAGAAGCTCATTGGCACCATCGGTGCTGCTTGGGAAGCTCCGCTACTGGTCGACGACATGGCTGGAACTGACAACGAGGGCGAATGGGCCGTTACCCAGTTGCCGGACTACGGTCAGGGAGTCAAGTCTGGCCCCGACGGTGGTTCTGGCGTAGCCGTGATGAAGGGCTGCAAGGCACCCGAGGCGGCAGTCGACTTTGCTGGCTGGTTCAACACTCAAATTGAACCGCTCGTGTCTCAGGGTCTAGTAGTGGCCGCCAAGGGCGATGCCAAGACTCCCGAGAAGATCTCCAAGTTCTACGGTGGCCAGGACGTTTTTGCCGAGCTATCTAAGGCCAACGAGGTAATGGCTCAGGACTTCGGTTACATGCCTGGCTTCAGCGGAGTCATGGAAGAAATGAACAAGACCGCAGCTAACACCGCTACTGGCGAGAAGAAGGTTGCTGACGTTTTCAAGACTGCACAGGATGCCTCCGTCAAGTCCTTGCAGGATCAGAAACTGCCGGTAGCTAACTAG
- a CDS encoding carbohydrate ABC transporter permease produces the protein MPKGLANRGSRARERHDARTGWAFMAPFCLLFILVFLIPICVSIFSSFFAQEASGGGAFGGGESVSTFVGLANYKAVLANTEFWRGMGRVILYTLFQVPVMIILALIFALLLDSFLTKHVTIYRLGYFLPFAIPGIVAAMIWLYLYTPELSPIVSGLSSLGINVNFLSRNVILASMANMTTWTYTGYNMLIFLAALQAIPADLSEAARIDGATGFQIVTRIKIPLVRGAALLAVLLSIIGTIQLFNEPSIMATSQTWMGKAYTPMMMAYNTMMGNLSPSGDGPASAVSIVMAVFAGALAIVYALVDRKTAK, from the coding sequence ATGCCTAAAGGGCTAGCTAACCGAGGTTCGCGCGCCAGAGAAAGACATGATGCAAGGACCGGGTGGGCGTTCATGGCGCCCTTCTGCCTCCTGTTCATCCTTGTATTCCTAATCCCCATTTGCGTCTCCATCTTCTCGTCCTTCTTCGCGCAAGAAGCGTCGGGAGGAGGCGCATTTGGGGGTGGGGAATCCGTATCTACCTTCGTTGGCCTCGCCAACTACAAGGCCGTCCTCGCCAATACAGAATTCTGGCGGGGGATGGGCAGGGTAATCCTGTACACCTTGTTCCAGGTGCCCGTGATGATCATCTTGGCGCTTATATTCGCGCTATTGCTGGATTCATTCCTAACAAAACACGTAACTATTTACCGGCTTGGCTATTTCTTGCCGTTTGCTATTCCCGGCATCGTAGCAGCAATGATCTGGCTGTACCTGTACACGCCGGAACTCTCGCCAATCGTTTCTGGGCTCTCCTCACTGGGCATCAACGTAAATTTCTTGTCCCGCAACGTCATCTTGGCTTCCATGGCAAACATGACCACGTGGACGTATACGGGCTACAACATGCTGATCTTCTTGGCGGCACTGCAAGCTATCCCCGCGGACCTTTCAGAGGCCGCCCGCATTGACGGAGCCACCGGGTTCCAGATCGTTACCCGCATCAAGATTCCACTGGTGCGCGGGGCAGCACTGCTGGCAGTGCTCCTGTCTATCATCGGTACGATTCAGCTGTTCAACGAGCCTTCCATCATGGCCACCTCCCAAACCTGGATGGGGAAGGCATACACGCCGATGATGATGGCTTACAACACCATGATGGGCAACCTCTCGCCCTCGGGCGATGGGCCGGCCTCGGCAGTATCCATTGTGATGGCGGTGTTCGCAGGCGCCCTCGCCATCGTGTACGCCCTAGTAGATAGGAAGACCGCAAAATGA
- a CDS encoding carbohydrate ABC transporter permease, translated as MSTLTTKSGIKYRPSLEGVPVRSVAPSSAAKWITTGLLLLALVYFLFPVYWVIIASSKSNPELVGSSGVWFASGFDGIVQGFADNYRRLMSWTHGMFWRWVLNSLVYSTVAGVIGTLISVMAGYGLAKFRFPGKNVAMGVIMGGLLLPVALLTIPMYIVFQHLGLTNTMAAIIIPSCVSPFGVFLGRVYAQSSVPTELIEAARIDGASEARIFFTMVLRLLAPAMVTIFLFIFVATWNNFLLPLMMVSSQEIKPVTLGLYGMMSYYNPEKGAVMMGALLGVVPLIILFLGLQKYWQSGLAAGSVKG; from the coding sequence ATGAGCACTCTGACTACCAAAAGCGGAATCAAATATCGGCCTTCGCTAGAGGGCGTGCCCGTCCGCTCGGTCGCGCCAAGTTCGGCGGCAAAGTGGATTACCACGGGGTTGTTGCTTCTCGCGCTGGTGTATTTCCTATTCCCCGTCTACTGGGTGATCATTGCTTCCTCGAAGTCGAACCCTGAACTGGTGGGTTCTTCGGGCGTCTGGTTCGCCTCGGGTTTTGACGGAATCGTGCAGGGGTTCGCCGACAACTACCGGCGGCTGATGAGCTGGACTCACGGCATGTTTTGGCGGTGGGTGCTGAACTCACTTGTGTATTCTACGGTAGCCGGCGTCATCGGCACCCTCATCTCGGTAATGGCAGGGTACGGCCTGGCCAAATTCCGCTTCCCCGGCAAGAACGTGGCTATGGGCGTCATTATGGGCGGGTTGCTGCTGCCAGTAGCGTTGCTGACCATTCCCATGTACATCGTGTTCCAGCACCTGGGACTCACCAACACTATGGCGGCCATTATTATCCCGTCGTGTGTAAGCCCCTTCGGGGTGTTCTTGGGCCGTGTTTACGCCCAGTCCTCGGTGCCTACTGAACTGATCGAGGCCGCCCGTATCGACGGCGCCTCCGAGGCGCGGATTTTCTTCACCATGGTACTTCGACTGCTAGCGCCAGCTATGGTCACCATATTCCTGTTCATTTTCGTGGCCACCTGGAATAACTTCCTGCTGCCTTTGATGATGGTTTCCTCGCAAGAGATCAAACCGGTCACCCTGGGTCTCTACGGCATGATGAGCTACTACAACCCCGAAAAGGGAGCCGTAATGATGGGCGCCCTCCTCGGGGTTGTACCACTGATTATTTTGTTCTTGGGACTGCAGAAGTACTGGCAGTCCGGCCTAGCGGCAGGCTCTGTGAAGGGTTAG
- a CDS encoding LamG-like jellyroll fold domain-containing protein: MKLLHKTLAGIAAISLGAVGFSLPASADTTPEPPASATGGIDLDKSEGARGSIAVVPDTQFYSRYGEGQNDMYTKNFPDLPNPYDSQMQWIIDHQKDYHLAITQHLGDVVDQVTVDGQWDLASKSQKKLEDAGVPYAIIPGNHDCHDCVPQWQGKPSDLFSSYQRNFPVSRQAKSSTFQEASPSGLSNFHEFTVAGVKMGSVNLPWHADDAEIAWAGKILDANPKLPTVITSHQIINVDSAGNPLATDFGDKLWDKIIRNHPQIFLTINGHHHGSTNRVLKNDAGLDVFEQLVDFQGAYQGGNGKMSMFEFDFTHNQLSLTSFSPWVVQKPQKQVTPFDHAIDKSVGATYTVPIDFKKRFEAFGAEFTPEGSVASSTSKLRSWLNANFTPAETIAKPAPTSSTDYPKVDGTLAHWRPAKQDGKLALKDLSGNGNDMALAGPADLVTLSQDAPTDSAENSSLAFSPEGKGQFAHFATSKDAPLNKAALKDGYTFETFIKIDKNYSEANHWMAFVTREGKRSDIKNFGEDSDIEEPPLAGAISSLKEVQWAFADAEDVSLGHSNWSCEIPVGQWHHIAVVDDPKIDAVTMYVDGAPALRATNGAHGLNPVNAGAWLIGGSIYDGKLNTGFYGNIGETRIVDHALSSEQWLTARSADKPAPTTDKPATDKPATDKPATDKPATDKPGTETPTAEGSSQKHQSASGANRTVPSHLSHTGVNLAATLATVAAVVLVGGTLMFLRRRED, encoded by the coding sequence GTGAAACTATTACACAAAACTCTGGCGGGTATAGCCGCCATTTCTTTGGGCGCAGTAGGCTTCTCGCTTCCAGCCAGCGCCGATACAACCCCGGAACCGCCGGCATCCGCAACGGGCGGAATTGACCTAGATAAGTCCGAGGGCGCACGCGGCTCAATCGCCGTTGTTCCTGACACCCAGTTCTACTCTCGTTATGGCGAGGGACAGAACGACATGTACACGAAGAACTTCCCCGACCTGCCCAACCCCTACGATTCCCAGATGCAGTGGATCATCGACCACCAGAAGGACTACCACCTGGCGATCACCCAGCACCTTGGGGACGTGGTCGATCAGGTGACGGTAGACGGGCAGTGGGACCTGGCGTCCAAGTCCCAGAAGAAGCTCGAAGATGCAGGCGTTCCGTACGCAATCATTCCCGGCAACCACGACTGCCACGACTGTGTCCCGCAATGGCAGGGAAAACCCTCGGACCTGTTCTCTAGCTACCAAAGGAATTTCCCGGTCTCGCGTCAGGCTAAATCCTCTACCTTCCAGGAGGCTTCGCCCTCGGGACTATCCAATTTCCACGAATTTACCGTGGCCGGGGTCAAGATGGGCTCAGTCAACCTGCCCTGGCATGCGGACGATGCCGAGATCGCGTGGGCAGGAAAGATTCTTGACGCGAACCCGAAACTTCCCACGGTGATCACCTCGCACCAGATCATCAACGTCGACAGTGCAGGCAATCCCTTAGCTACCGATTTTGGCGACAAGCTGTGGGACAAGATTATTCGTAACCACCCGCAAATCTTCCTGACTATCAACGGTCACCACCACGGCTCCACCAACCGCGTGCTCAAGAACGATGCTGGACTGGACGTGTTCGAGCAGCTGGTCGACTTCCAGGGCGCCTACCAAGGCGGCAATGGCAAGATGTCCATGTTCGAATTCGACTTCACCCACAATCAGCTCTCGCTCACTTCCTTCAGCCCCTGGGTGGTGCAGAAGCCGCAAAAGCAGGTTACCCCCTTCGACCACGCGATAGACAAGAGTGTGGGAGCCACCTACACCGTCCCCATCGATTTCAAGAAACGTTTCGAAGCATTCGGAGCCGAGTTCACTCCCGAGGGCAGTGTCGCCTCCTCCACCTCGAAGCTGCGGTCCTGGCTAAATGCCAACTTCACCCCCGCCGAGACCATTGCCAAGCCTGCCCCCACCTCCTCCACCGACTACCCGAAGGTGGATGGGACTCTTGCCCACTGGCGGCCAGCCAAGCAAGACGGAAAGCTGGCGCTAAAGGATCTGAGCGGAAACGGCAACGACATGGCGCTAGCAGGCCCGGCCGACCTCGTCACACTTTCGCAGGATGCCCCCACCGATTCGGCTGAAAATTCTTCGCTCGCGTTCTCTCCGGAGGGCAAAGGCCAATTTGCCCACTTCGCCACCTCTAAGGATGCGCCGCTAAACAAGGCTGCTCTGAAGGATGGCTACACGTTCGAAACATTCATCAAGATCGACAAGAACTATTCCGAAGCCAATCACTGGATGGCGTTTGTTACCCGCGAAGGGAAACGTTCTGACATCAAGAATTTCGGCGAAGATTCCGACATTGAAGAACCTCCTCTAGCCGGCGCCATCTCGTCCCTGAAAGAGGTCCAGTGGGCTTTTGCAGATGCCGAGGACGTCTCCCTTGGGCACTCGAACTGGTCCTGCGAGATTCCCGTGGGGCAATGGCACCACATTGCAGTTGTAGATGATCCTAAGATCGACGCCGTAACCATGTACGTCGACGGCGCTCCGGCACTGCGCGCAACCAACGGCGCGCACGGCCTCAACCCGGTAAACGCCGGGGCATGGCTCATTGGAGGGTCAATTTACGACGGAAAGCTCAATACCGGCTTTTACGGCAACATCGGGGAAACCCGAATCGTAGACCACGCGCTCAGCTCCGAGCAGTGGCTGACTGCCCGCTCCGCAGATAAACCGGCCCCCACCACGGACAAGCCGGCAACTGACAAGCCGGCAACTGACAAGCCGGCAACTGACAAGCCGGCAACTGACAAACCCGGCACCGAAACTCCCACCGCGGAAGGTTCTTCGCAAAAGCACCAGTCCGCCTCTGGCGCAAATAGAACTGTGCCCTCCCACCTTTCCCACACCGGCGTAAATCTTGCTGCCACCTTGGCAACTGTCGCCGCTGTAGTTCTGGTAGGAGGGACGCTGATGTTCTTGCGCAGGCGCGAGGACTAA
- a CDS encoding lysine--tRNA ligase — protein MAQKETNEAADVKVDLPEQVRVRAEKRERLLADGRNPYPVLVPVTATISEVREKYDLAAGEETDDFVGVAGRVMLSRNTGKLCFVTLMDGEGNKLQAMLSAREIGADSLKSYKADVDLGDHLFVYGRVISSRTGELSVMAIPGSTPDERTGVVPPAWMLTCKSILPLPKTFEGKDGASVLSEEQRVRRRELDMIMRPRAREMVRLRARVVKSLRDYFDEQGFIEMETPILQNLHGGAAARPFTTHMNAYDTDLYLRIAPELFLKRCLIGGIERNFEINRNFRNEGADSSHSPEFTMLEAYAAYGNYDTIAQLTKELIQNAAIAATGSTLVTLADGTEYDLGGEWKEMDLYSTLSEKIGEQITPETPRERLVELAEERGIVVEDYYVPGKLAEMLWEEEVGDDLYEPTFVKNFPEDTSPLVKQHRSRKGVVEKWDLYVRGFELATGYSELNDPVVQRERFEKQSLDAANGDPEAMEVDEEFLQAIELGMPPAGGMGMGIDRLLMAITGLGIRETITFPLVKRQG, from the coding sequence GTGGCACAAAAAGAAACGAATGAAGCAGCAGACGTAAAAGTAGATCTTCCTGAGCAGGTGCGTGTTCGTGCGGAAAAGCGTGAGCGCTTGCTTGCTGATGGGCGTAACCCGTATCCAGTGTTGGTGCCGGTTACGGCCACGATTAGCGAGGTCCGTGAGAAGTATGATCTGGCTGCTGGCGAAGAGACTGATGATTTTGTTGGTGTTGCTGGGCGCGTGATGCTTTCGCGTAATACTGGCAAGCTGTGTTTCGTTACTCTGATGGACGGCGAAGGCAACAAGTTGCAGGCTATGTTGTCGGCTCGCGAGATCGGTGCTGATTCATTGAAGAGTTACAAGGCCGACGTTGACTTGGGCGATCACTTGTTTGTGTATGGTCGGGTTATTTCTTCGCGTACTGGCGAGTTGTCGGTTATGGCCATTCCGGGGAGCACTCCTGATGAGCGTACCGGGGTTGTTCCTCCGGCATGGATGCTTACGTGTAAGTCCATTTTGCCCTTGCCGAAGACGTTTGAGGGCAAGGATGGGGCGTCGGTGCTGTCTGAGGAGCAGCGTGTTCGTAGGCGTGAGCTGGATATGATTATGCGGCCTAGGGCGCGTGAGATGGTGCGTCTTCGTGCTCGCGTGGTGAAGTCTTTGCGTGATTACTTTGATGAGCAGGGCTTTATCGAGATGGAAACTCCGATTTTGCAGAACCTGCACGGTGGGGCGGCGGCTCGTCCGTTTACCACTCACATGAATGCTTATGACACGGATCTGTACTTGCGTATTGCGCCTGAGCTGTTCTTGAAGCGGTGCCTGATTGGTGGCATTGAGCGCAACTTCGAAATTAACAGGAATTTCCGTAATGAGGGCGCTGATTCTTCGCACTCGCCTGAATTCACCATGCTTGAGGCCTACGCGGCTTACGGCAACTACGACACTATTGCCCAGTTGACCAAGGAATTGATTCAGAACGCGGCTATTGCGGCTACCGGTTCTACGCTGGTGACTTTGGCTGATGGTACTGAGTATGATCTGGGTGGCGAGTGGAAGGAGATGGATTTGTATTCCACTCTTTCCGAGAAGATTGGCGAGCAGATCACTCCCGAGACTCCGCGTGAGCGGCTGGTTGAGCTGGCTGAAGAGCGTGGGATTGTTGTCGAGGACTACTACGTGCCGGGCAAGCTGGCCGAAATGCTGTGGGAAGAAGAGGTCGGTGACGATCTGTACGAGCCTACTTTCGTGAAGAACTTCCCCGAGGATACTTCTCCGCTGGTCAAGCAGCACCGTTCGCGCAAGGGTGTTGTAGAGAAGTGGGATTTGTACGTGCGTGGTTTTGAGTTGGCTACCGGCTACTCCGAGCTGAACGATCCGGTGGTCCAGCGCGAGCGCTTCGAGAAGCAGTCTTTGGATGCCGCTAATGGTGATCCTGAGGCAATGGAAGTGGACGAAGAGTTCTTGCAGGCTATTGAGCTGGGTATGCCCCCGGCCGGTGGCATGGGTATGGGTATTGACCGCTTGCTCATGGCTATTACCGGTCTTGGTATCCGCGAGACCATCACCTTCCCACTAGTGAAGCGGCAAGGCTAG